The genomic region CGCCCAATAATGCCGCGCCCAATAATGCCGCGCCCAATAATGCCGCGCCCAATAATGCCGCGCGTATTAGTCTCGCGATACGTGACCGTCCTGCTGGCGGTCTCCGCGGCGACGTGCGCCCTGGCCGAACCGCGCACGAACCTGCTGACGAACGTCGGCCTGCTCGGCATCACGCTGACCAACCTGGGCTATTTCGGCAACGCCTTCAGCAACCGCAACCAGCCCTCGGGTGAGTACCCGCTCTACAGCAACGTCGAGCACATCTACCGCGGGGGCATCTGGGTCGGGGCCCGGGCCTCGGACGGAACCGTGCACGTGTCGACCGGCGCCCAGGACGCCAACGGGCTGCAGGAAGGCGACGACATCCGCGAGTTCGAGGACTTCTACGACACGGACAACGCAGGCAATCCCGAAAACTTCGTGCGCATCTGGTCGAACAGCCAGAACGCCGACAACTACAATCCGGCGGCGCTGGCCACCCAGCATTTCGAGCTGTTCTTCGACGACTACACGCAGGTCGAGTCGGGCAACCATACGCCCCTCGGAGTGAAAGTGCGGCTGCGCGCGCTGGCCTGGGGCAATCCGTTCGCCGACGACTTCGTGATCATGGACTATACGCTGGTCAACGTGAGCTCCGGCGAACTGCGCGACGTCTACCTGGGTTTGTGGCTCGATACCTCGGTCGGCAACACCGAGTACAAGACGCCCTACGACTCGCAGGCCACCAACCGCTGGGACTACTGGGACGATTACAACGGCGCCTTTGGGCCGGTCGGTGTCGTCGAGCCGAGCGCCACGGTCGAAGACGACCCGAATATCTGGATGGCCTACGAACACGACGCCGACGGCGATGAAGGCCTCGCCACGAGCTGGATCGGCTACCGGGTGCTGGGGACGAACCTGGCGCCTGCGACCGGTGACACGGTCCCGCCGGTTTCATTCAACATGTGGCGGTTCCGCGGCGTGCCCGAGCGTGACGACGAGTACGAGAACCCGGATGAACCCGGGGTCATGCTGCCCGGCAAGTACCAGATCATGAAGAACCACAACTTCGACGTCGGCGACAAGCCGGAGAACAACTTCGCCGCCCAGTCGAACTGGGTCAGCATGATGTCGACGGGGCCGTTCACGACCTGGGCGCCCGGCGACACGCTGACCATCACCTTCGCCATCGTGGCGGCGCCCGATTCGCTGGGACTGCTCTCGAACAGCAAAGTGGCGCAGGTGGCCTATGACGACGGCTTCACCATCCCGTCGGGCCCGCCGTCGCCGCGCATCACTTTCGCGACCGACAACAATTCGGTGATCATCAGCTGGGCGGCCGGCGACTCGCTCGATACGCAGGGCCAGGTCCTGCCCACCGACAGCCCGCTGCGCTCGCCCGAGCACCACATCAGCCTCATCACCGGCCGCGAGGACTTCCAGGGCTATCGCATCTACCGTTTCCAGGGCACCTCGCTCTCCGGCAACCCGTTCGAGACCGCGACGATGGTCGCGCAGTTCGACCGCATCGACGGCATCGGATTCGACACCGGGCTGCCGCCCGGGGGCGAGGACGGCCGGCGTCGCTTCACCGATACGGGGCTGCTCGACGGCTTCCCCTACTGGTACGCGGTGACGACCTTCAGTGCGCCCGACATCGAGGACGGCCTGCCCGAGTTCGAGAGCGGGTTCAACGAGAACGCCGATCTCGTTTTCCCGGGCCCCGGCGCCGCCGATTCCGGTGCCACCGGCGGCGTCGGCGTCTACCCGAACCCGTACCGTGCGGCGTCGCTGTTCGACTCCCGCGCCACCGGCGGCATCGCCGAGACCGGCCGCAAGCTGTGGTTCACGGGGCTGCCCGCGCGCAGCCGGATCCAGGTGTTCACGCTGGCCGGCGACCTGATCAAGACCCTCGAGCACGACGACCCGAACTCCGGCCAGGAAGCGTGGGACCTGATCAGCGAGCCCGTGCGCGCGATCGCCTCGGGTCTCTACATCTACGCGGTGACGGACCTGGACACCGGCGATGTCCAACGCGGGAAGCTGGTGATCATCAAGTGACCAGGGTAAGGCGCGGCCGGGTGACTTCGAACGCGTGGACGGTGCTGGTGCCGGCCCTGCTGGCGACGGCCGTCACGGCGGCGGCCATCATCGCCGGATGCGCGGCCAACGAACCGTTCGACCCGACGACGGTGCCGAACCAGGCGCCGGTCGTGCGGCTCTTCGTGGGTCCGGTTGACCCGGGCGGGACCCTGAACGCGACCAGCTACTACCGCCGGACTTTCCGTTGGAGCGGCACCGATACCGACGGCTGGGTGCGCCAGTTCTACGTCTCGATCCGCACGCAGGCCGGCGTGCCGGCACCGTGGGACACAACCACGCGCACCGACACCACGATGACCTTCACCCCCGACGACATCGGGCACGCCGAGGCGACGTTCCTGCTGGTCTGCCGTGACGATCGCGGGGCCCTGAGCGACACCGTCGTGCAGTACGTGCCCATGCGGAATTTCCCGCCCGCAGTGAACTTCGAGAGCGATTTCGACCCGCTGCGCAACCTGCAGCGGGAGCTCATCGACATCAACGGGCAGGTCACCACGAACCCGTCTGCGGCGGTCGACACGAACTACTTCAACTGGGGCCCGATGAACTTCCGCATGTTCGCCCTGGACCTCGACGGCGCCGAGACGATGGACGAGTTCTACCGCTACACGCTGGCCGACGGCGACGCGCTGCCGACCGTCGACGAGGGTGAACCGGGTGCCGACCCGAACCTTGCCTGGGTTCGCGTGCCGTTCAACTCGAGCGCCGACATCAAGAAGTTCGAGATCGTGCTGGACGATGTGCCGGCCGGTCCGGCGCGTACCCTGCGCATCTCGGTAAAGGACGAGGCCAATTCGGACGCGAATTTCAGCTACACATGGGAAGTGCGTGCCCCCAAGGGGCCGGTGCTGTTCGTCGGGGAGGGACTCAGCCCCACGGGCCGCGCATATTACGAGAACCTCCTCAACGCGCGCTACGGTGTTGACGGTTGGGACCGGTATTCGTTCTGGATCGTGAATTCGCCGGATTCCCCTTCGCTGCTGCTGGAGACCTTCCGCAAGTTCGAGGCGGTGCTCTGGACCGACGCCGGCTCCGGCAGCGCGAACCTGCAGCGTGTCTCGGCCCTGAACGGCGTGCTACAGCAGTACCTGTGGCCGATCGACGACTCGGATCCCGGCGCCTTCCTCTACGTGTCGAAGGCACTGGTCGGTCCTACCAGCGGCCTGACTTCGGCCTTCCTGCAGGCGGTGGTTGGGGTCAGCCCGACGCCGTCGCCGGCGGCACCGTTGAACATCCCGACCGCCAAGCAGGCCCTGCACCAGGGCGGCACGCTGCCCGACATGATCACGACGCGGACCACCACGGGCAGCGGCGTGGGCATCCAGCGGCTGGCCGCTGGCGACAACGAGCCGCTCTACCGCATGGAAACCTGCACCTGCTACGGCGACCCGCGCCGTCCGCAGGAGCCGTATGACCCGATCGTCGGGATCCGCGTGCCGGCACGGGCGACTTCCGCGCTGGCGCGGTTCGCCGGGCTCAGCCTGCAGTTGGATATCTTCGAGGCGACCCAGGCGGCCGCCGTCATCAACGGCATCCTCGAGTCCGAGCTGGGAGTGGTGGTGCCGTGAGCAGGGGCCTGACCACCATCGCTGTCGTGATGCTGTTGCTTGCTGCGGCCATCGGCCCGGCCGCTGGCCAGACGTCCGGAGGCCAGACGACAACCGGCCAGACGTCAGCAGTGACGGATCCCCTGTCCCCCTGCACCATCAAGGGGCGCATCTTCGACGCCGAGAGCGGCGAGACGATGCCCTACACGAACGTCTTCATTGCCGGCACCAACTCCGGCACCATGGCGTTCACCGACGGGTTCTACATCCTGCGCGGGCTGCGGGCCGGTACCTACACAGTGAAGGCCTCGTACATTTCCTACGGCGTGGGTTCGCAGACCGTGACGCTGGCGCCCGGCGAGATCGTCAACCTGGACTTCCGCCTGGAAGTGCAGGCCATTCTGGCCGAGACGCTGGAGATCGCCGCCGACCGCGCGCTGATCGAGGTCGACCGCACCGGCAGCAGCCACTTCCTGAGCGCCCAGCAGCTGGCGGCCATGCCCCTGGACCAGATGGTCGACATGATCGCGCTGCAGCCGGGCGTGACCATGCAGGACAACGAGATCCATATCCGCGGTGGTCGCGCCGACGACACCATGTTCGTGGTCGACGGCATGTCGGTGAACGACCCGCTCGGCGGCGGCGGCTACGGTTACCAGATGGACCCGGCGATTATCAACGAGATCGAGGTCCTGACCGGCGGCTTCAATGCCGAGCACGGCCAGGCGGTCAGCGGCGTGGTCAACGTGACCACGAAGGAAGGCAACGACTTCCTCGAGGCGCGGGCCAGCTTCAAGCGCGACTACCTGCTGCGGACGGTGCCCAAGAACGACTACACCGACTGGCGCGACCTGACCGATTTTACCGAGCCGCAGAACATCGACATCTGGAAGGCTTCGCTGTCGGGCCCCGATCCGTTCTCGGCCGGCCTGCGGCGCCTGGGCCTGAACCTGCCGGGCACGCAGTACCTGCTGGCCAGTGGCTCGCTCGAGACCAAGGACGGCCACCTGCCCATCTTCAGCCGCCAGAACCGGCTCGAGTCGCCGCTCTACAACGACCGTTTCTGGTCGCCTCGCGCGGACAACAACTGGAACGGAATGATCAAGTGGACGTGGAACCTGGACCCGGCCCGCAAGATCAACCTGAACGTCAGCCGCAACGTGGGCATCAGCCAGGGCTTCGACCTGGCGGGCGAGGGGTATCCGTTCAACTTCCTGCGCAACCTGGACAAGTACGCTGTCTTCACCAACGAGAATATCCTGACGCAGGCCTACTACCGTCAGGTGCTGGGTGACAAGTCGTGGTTCGAACTGACGCTGGGGCGCAACTTCAACCGCCAGCACACCAACGTCAACGGCAACGACGACTACACGACCTATGAGCCGCGCGGCAACGTGGGTAACCTGACCGGGCAGGTCACCGGCAGCGAGGACCGCTGGCACGACCACTACTCCGAGTCCTACACGCTCAAGGGCGCCTATTCGTTCATGGGCGGCGGCCACAACGAGTTCAAGACCGGCGTGGATTTTTCGTCGACCGAGATCCAGCTGATCGACCTGGCCAGCGGCCTGGCCTCGCCGCCGCCGGGCAAGCTGGGCATCCGCGAGGATATCTTCGTCGCGCACACGCTCACCGGCGCGGCGTACTTCCAGGACAAGGTCGAATACCGCGGGCTGATCCTCAACGCGGGGCTCCGTTCCGACTTCTGGGCGCCGGGGCGCGAGGTCGAGGACGTCATGACGCACCCCGACGACTACCTTTTCGTCACGCCGGAGATGGCCGACGAGTTCTACGCCGGTACGACGCGCGCACTGGGCCGCAACTGGAAGGTGCGGCTGTCGCCGCGCCTGGGCCTGAGCTTCAAGGTGACCGAGCGCGACAAGTTCTTCTTCAACTACGGCCATTTCAACCAGTGGCCGCGGTTCCTCTACGTGTACCCGCAGCTCACGGCCACCTCGGCCACCAAGGTGCAGCTGCTCGGCAACCCGAACCTTAACCCGAAGATCACGGTCGAATACGAGACCGGGATCCAGCACGAGTTCGGCGGGCTGTGGAGTGCGGGCGTCACGTTCTTTAATCGCGACATCTTCGACTACGCCAAGAGCGTGGCGCTGAACTCGGTGTTCGTGTTCGCCGAAGACACGCCCGATCCCAACGATACGGGCACCACGACGATCAACCCCGTGCGCTATTTCAACGGCGATTCGGCGCGCAGCCTCGGTGTGGAGTTGTCGGTGGTCAAGCGCACGACGCGCTGGGTGAGCGGTTCGGCCAACCTGGAACTGCAGCGTTCGACCGGCACGAACAGTTCGGCCGACGAAGCCTACCTGCAGGCGGCTTTCGGGCAGGACTACGACGGTTCGGCCAACCTCGGCAGCCTCACGCGTTCGCCGCTGCTGTGGGACAAGCCGTGGGCTTTCAGCCTCAATGCCGACCTCTCCATTTCCGAGAAGGATCGTCCGTCCATCCTCGGCTGGACTGTGCCGCCCAACTGGAGCCTCAACCTGCTGCTGCAGGCCGAGGCCGGCCAGCGCTATACGCCGATGATCTACCTGGGGCCCAGCAACTACCTGCGCGGTTCGGAGTACAGCGAGGTCGGGCCCATGAAGTCTTCGGTGAACCTGCGGTTCAACAAGTTCTGGAAGTTCGGCCAGCGCGAGCGCCTGACGTTCTCGCTCGAGGTCCGCAACCTGTTGAACCACAAGAACTACCGACGCATCAATCCGTGGACGGGCGACGGCTACAAGCTCGGTGACTTCAACCCGGGCTGGACCGAACCGCAGGGCGAGGAAGGCTTCACCACCGACAGCGAGCCGTACGCCACCAGCGTTGTCGACCCCAGCTACCTCGAGGACCCGCTTACGGTCCTGTGGGGGGTGAGCTACGCATGGTAGGAACGCGTGCCCGTCGCCTGGCTGTGGCCGTCTCGGCCGGTGTCCTATTGTGCGCGGCAGCGCCCGCTGCCCGCGCCGGTGACCTCCTGCGCCTGTTCGGCGAGGAGAACGCCGGTACGTCCAGCGCCCAGTTCCTGCGCATTCCCGTGGGCGCCCGCGCCGTGGGACTTGGGCAGGCGTACTCTGCGCTGTCGACCGACGGCGCCGCGATCTTCTGGAACCCGGCCGGGCTCATGCGCACGCCGGGTCGCAGCAACTACTTCGCCAGTCATGTGGCATGGACTGCCGACATCGACCTGGACTTCGCCGCGTACCACCGCCGCGGGCAGAATTTCGCCTACGGACTGATGTTCGGCGCCCTGCGTTCGGGCGATATCCTGCGCACCGACGAACTGCACCAGGAAGGCACCGGCCAGTACTTCAATGCCAACCAGTTCTTCGTCGGCGCCAGCCTGGCGCGCGCCATGACCGACCGGTTCTCGATCGGCATGACCGCCAAGTACTTCCAGGAGAATCTGGACGAGTACCAGACGAAGGCGATCCTGGCCGACCTCGGCATCCTCTACTACGTCGGCGTGGGTGACCTGCGCGTCGGATTTACCGTGCGCAATTTCGGCACCGACATCCGCCCGGGCGGCACGCCGCCGGCGACGCCGGACGGCTACGTGGCAGCCGCCGACTTCCAGAGCTTTCCGGCCCCGACGGTCGGCGCCTTCGGTGCGGCCAGGACCTGGAATTTCTCGTCGAAGGTGGCCCTGCTGACTACGGCCGACTTCAACCATCCTTCCGACTACTCCGAGAGCTTCCGCCTGGGCGCGGAGCTGGCGCTGCGGAACCAGTTGTTCCTGCGCGGCGGCTTCGAGACCAACCGGCCCGAGGGCGGGCTGGCCGCGGGCTTCGGCCTGATGGTCGAGCGCCACCAGTTGAGGATCCGCGTCGACTACGCGTACAGCGACATGGGCAGCTTCGGCGTCATCCACCACTTCTCGATCGACCTTTCCCCGCTGTGGCGGCGGCCGCCGGCCGCGATCGACCAGGGGAGGCTGCCCTGATGCGCTTCCGCGGCCAACACGCGACGCTGACTGCCGCCGTGTCCATGCTGGGCGCGCTGGTGCTGGCCTTCAGCGGCACCGGTTGCGGCGAGAAGATCGCCATCCCGCAGCCTGTCGGCCTGTTTTCGGTCGCCGCCTGGCTCGAGGATGACGCGTTCGTCGATCCCGATGCACGCCAGGTGGCCCAGTCGCTGGCCGGGTTGTTCGTGGTCACTCCCGATTCGGTGACCAAGCGCGACCTCGAGTACAACATCGTGGCCGGTGCCGGCGGCTTGGTTGACGCCACAACCGTCTGCGTGGGGCCGAACGACGAAGTCGTCTATGTCTGGGACCAGGGCACGCACAGCCTGCACTGGTATGCCGTGTCCGACCTGCAGGAACTGGGGAGCGCACCGCTTCCGGAAGTGCTGGACGCGCGGCAACTGTTCGCCGACCCGGCCGGCATCGAGATGGTGCCTGGCGCCCGGACGTTCCTCTACCTGACGGATCCCGAGTCGGGCGTCGTGCACCGTTACGCATTCGACGACTTCAACGGGCCGTCCGCGTTCGGCATCCTCACGCGCTCGGAGGGCGATGGGGCCCGCTCGGTCCATGTGGCGGCCGGCATGGCCACCGACGCCGAAGGCTTCCTGCTGGTCTGCGATGCGGACACACTGCGGAACTGGGTCATCCGCTTCGACGGCACGCCCGACCTCGACGACACCACGCCGGCCGTGGGTGACGACGACCCGCTGCGTGGACGGGCCGTGGAGTTCGAGGTGACCTGTGAGCCGTCGGCGGCGACCGATTTCGTCCTCGGCGACGCCGCCGTCTGCGGCCAGTCGGGCTGGGTCGGCGCTCCGAGCGCCGAGGCGGGCGAATTCGACACGCCGGTCGCCGTGGCTGTCGACGGCAGCGGCCGCATCTTCGTGGCGGACCAGGGCAACAACCGCGTCCAGATCTTCGCTCCGGGTGGCCAGTACTTCCTCCAGTTCGGGACGGCTGCGACCTGTCCGGCACCGTCATCGCTGGCGCTGGTCGACGTCCGGGTCGGCACCGGTATCGACGACGTGAACCACGCCGCCTACGTTTTCGTCGTCACGCCGGGCACGGGGCACGTGCGGCGCTTCATTTCCAACGAGCACTACATCTACATCCACCGCGAGCCGCCCCCGGTCCGGCCGTAGGTCGATTCCGTATCCCGGCATCAGTATTCATTACCGGTGCATTCGTTTTCATTTAAGTATCACGCATACAAGCCGATGACCATCCTCGAACGGGTACGTCCGCCATCCCCATTCGGGAGGAGAAGCGGTGGCCCGCCTGGGGGAGGCATTTCAATACTATGGCACTCAGGGAGAAAGTCATCGCCTCGGTGGTCGCCTGCCTGGTGGTCGTTCTGGGCTTGTCGGCCGCCTACAATGCCGTCTCGGTCAATCGCATGGCATCCCGGCAGGCTGCGGCCGCGACCGAGTTGACGGCTGCAAGTATCACCGCCGCCATGTCGGTCTTCGGCGAGACCGGGGACATGAACGGCCTGCAGATGTACCTGAAGAACGTCTCGGCGATGCCGGCGCTGGCCGAAGTGCACGCCGTGCGCGCGCCCAAGGTGGCGGCCGAGTTCGGCGTCCGCGCCGGCGCCGATCCCCTCGACGACATCGACCGGCAGGTGCTGAAGGACGGGCAGGAGCACGTGGTTATCGACGCCAAGGCCCACACCTGGCGCACGGTGACTCCGGTCAAGGCAGTAGCCAGCTGCCTGGGTTGCCACGAAGCCAATGTGGAGGGTGACGTGCTCGGCCTGGCCAGTGTCACGCTCGACACGAAGGAATCCGATGCCGCCCGCAACCGGGCCAGCTTCGCGACCTTCGCCTCGGCGCTCATTGCGCTGTTGGTCGTGGCCGGCGCGCTGGCCGTCCTGATCAACCGCCTGGTGATCGCGCCCGTGCGCTCGGTGGCCGGCCGGTTGCTGGACGATGTGTCGAACCTGACCGGCGCCGCGAACGAGCTCAGTGCCACCAGCGGCCAGATGGTCGACGGAGCCAACAACCAGGCCGCGAGCCTGCAGCAGACCTCGGCTTCGCTCGAGACGATGGCGGCGCAGACCCGCGCCAACGCCGGCAGCGCCGAGAAGGCGCAGGGCGTGGCGCGCGAAGCGCTGGAGCACGCCCGTCGCAGCAGCGAGGCCATGTCGGGCATGCTGGGCGCCATCGCCGAGATCAAGTCCTCGAGTGATCGCACGGCCCAGATCCTCAAGACGATCGACGAGATCGCGTTCCAGACCAACCTGCTGGCCCTCAACGCTGCGGTGGAAGCCGCGCGCGCCGGCGACGCCGGCCGTGGCTTCGCCGTGGTGGCCGAGGAAGTCCGCAACCTGGCCCAGCGCAGCGCCCGTGCCGCTCAGGAGACGACGGCCCTGATCGAGGCGTCCCGGCACAGCGCCGACCACGGCGTCGAGGCCTCGAAGCAGGTCGGCGACATCCTCGAGGAGATCACCCGCAACGTCGACCAGACCGTCGAGTTGATGGCCCGCGTGGTGACCGCCAGCGAGGAACAGGCCGACGGTATCGGCCAGATCCGGGTCGCGGTGGGGCAGATCGACCAGGTCAGCCAGCGGAACGCCCAGATCGCCGGCAACAGCGAGACCGCCAGCGAGAACCTGAACCGCCTCGGCACGGGCCTGGGCGAAGTCTCCGAGCAGCTGACGCGGATGGTCGGCCGCTGACCGGTGGAACCGGCCCCGGCGGCCCGGTTTGCCGCTGGCAGCAGGCCGGTTGAAGCGGTAATATTCCGGAAACAAGGCGGCGACCCGGGACGGACGTGTTCCCGGGTCGCCTGCTTACCGTTGCCGCCCGCCTTCCGGAAGGCCGACCGTGGATCTAAGGTCCCTCAAGCGCCAGTTCCCCAAGAAGGAACAGCCGGCCACGCCGTTCTACCTGTCGATCGCCGGCAACATCGGCGTCGGCAAGAGCATGATCACGACCATGCTCGGCGAAGTCTTCGGCTGGCGCATGTTCTTCGAGCCGGTGATCAACAACCCGTACCTGGACGACTACTACCGCGACATGCAGCGGTGGAGCTTCCACCTGCAGGTCTACTTCCTGAGCAAGCGGTTCGAGGTGCAGCGGCAGATCCTGATGCAGCCCGGCTCGGCCGTGCAGGACCGCACGATCTACGAGGACGTCGAGATCTTCGCGCCCACCCTGCACCGGCGCGGCTGCATGGATGACCGCGACTACGAGAACTACCGCGAGATCTTCCGCAACATGACCGCATTCCTGCAGCCGCCCGACCTGATCCTGTACCTGAAGTGCCGTCCCGAGACGGCGCTCGATCGCATCCGCCAGAGGGCCCGCAGCTGCGAGTCGGAGATCCCGCTCGATTTCCTGTGTGACCTGGATGCGGCCTACCTCGACTGGATCGAGCGTGCGCCTGCCCTGTGTCCCGTGCGCACATTGGACACCGAGGCCATCAACCTGCGCGACGACACCGCGGCCCAGGCCGAACTGCTGGGCATCATCCGCGAATTCCACCACGAGAAGCACGAGCGGGCGGTCATTTGACCGCCGCCCCGGAGGCCGCGTTGAAACTGGGCGACTACCGACCGAGTGACCTGCTGCGCGGGAGCGCCATCGGCGACGACGT from bacterium harbors:
- a CDS encoding PorV/PorQ family protein, translating into MVGTRARRLAVAVSAGVLLCAAAPAARAGDLLRLFGEENAGTSSAQFLRIPVGARAVGLGQAYSALSTDGAAIFWNPAGLMRTPGRSNYFASHVAWTADIDLDFAAYHRRGQNFAYGLMFGALRSGDILRTDELHQEGTGQYFNANQFFVGASLARAMTDRFSIGMTAKYFQENLDEYQTKAILADLGILYYVGVGDLRVGFTVRNFGTDIRPGGTPPATPDGYVAAADFQSFPAPTVGAFGAARTWNFSSKVALLTTADFNHPSDYSESFRLGAELALRNQLFLRGGFETNRPEGGLAAGFGLMVERHQLRIRVDYAYSDMGSFGVIHHFSIDLSPLWRRPPAAIDQGRLP
- a CDS encoding TonB-dependent receptor; its protein translation is MSRGLTTIAVVMLLLAAAIGPAAGQTSGGQTTTGQTSAVTDPLSPCTIKGRIFDAESGETMPYTNVFIAGTNSGTMAFTDGFYILRGLRAGTYTVKASYISYGVGSQTVTLAPGEIVNLDFRLEVQAILAETLEIAADRALIEVDRTGSSHFLSAQQLAAMPLDQMVDMIALQPGVTMQDNEIHIRGGRADDTMFVVDGMSVNDPLGGGGYGYQMDPAIINEIEVLTGGFNAEHGQAVSGVVNVTTKEGNDFLEARASFKRDYLLRTVPKNDYTDWRDLTDFTEPQNIDIWKASLSGPDPFSAGLRRLGLNLPGTQYLLASGSLETKDGHLPIFSRQNRLESPLYNDRFWSPRADNNWNGMIKWTWNLDPARKINLNVSRNVGISQGFDLAGEGYPFNFLRNLDKYAVFTNENILTQAYYRQVLGDKSWFELTLGRNFNRQHTNVNGNDDYTTYEPRGNVGNLTGQVTGSEDRWHDHYSESYTLKGAYSFMGGGHNEFKTGVDFSSTEIQLIDLASGLASPPPGKLGIREDIFVAHTLTGAAYFQDKVEYRGLILNAGLRSDFWAPGREVEDVMTHPDDYLFVTPEMADEFYAGTTRALGRNWKVRLSPRLGLSFKVTERDKFFFNYGHFNQWPRFLYVYPQLTATSATKVQLLGNPNLNPKITVEYETGIQHEFGGLWSAGVTFFNRDIFDYAKSVALNSVFVFAEDTPDPNDTGTTTINPVRYFNGDSARSLGVELSVVKRTTRWVSGSANLELQRSTGTNSSADEAYLQAAFGQDYDGSANLGSLTRSPLLWDKPWAFSLNADLSISEKDRPSILGWTVPPNWSLNLLLQAEAGQRYTPMIYLGPSNYLRGSEYSEVGPMKSSVNLRFNKFWKFGQRERLTFSLEVRNLLNHKNYRRINPWTGDGYKLGDFNPGWTEPQGEEGFTTDSEPYATSVVDPSYLEDPLTVLWGVSYAW
- a CDS encoding deoxynucleoside kinase, which produces MDLRSLKRQFPKKEQPATPFYLSIAGNIGVGKSMITTMLGEVFGWRMFFEPVINNPYLDDYYRDMQRWSFHLQVYFLSKRFEVQRQILMQPGSAVQDRTIYEDVEIFAPTLHRRGCMDDRDYENYREIFRNMTAFLQPPDLILYLKCRPETALDRIRQRARSCESEIPLDFLCDLDAAYLDWIERAPALCPVRTLDTEAINLRDDTAAQAELLGIIREFHHEKHERAVI